One window from the genome of Thermaerobacter marianensis DSM 12885 encodes:
- a CDS encoding sugar transferase, whose product MDDLLTRPAGTGALALAHLALVAAAFWRTRRLLLTGFHVFLGLEALAYGFRPLLNILTGGYLLYGFPADLVPGGAPVSFLPPAPVEPAAWAAYNRGLAMQLAFAAAVVAAYGLATRTFHRGAGRAGGAGGWGGGSGSGGWGGSSGSGRCHGARRCGGSQDAPHPGRLARHWHTAWLLSLLAGTAAVVVMHMLSGGAWLPGHRGGTTITAAVPYGKILFPLAVIPLAASLPLARAAAAARAATPPTGGRRSAMAGSARATAAGAPSPGGAGPGPGGATGDAPPAQGGPGGPGERGGRGGRRGRKGRKGRKGRKGREGREGRGGREGPGGRFDPRPARGFPWDMAALAAGSLWAVALLLLLYQRGYLLTALVTTAFVDERLRPWTFRRLAVLVAGLLVVLAGARPLATAVAGVVEWGRPAAAGLARQNGTASDSRPGRAPGPAPGTAAGTAAGTAAAEGRAATPDTPVPACARPWAAPPALASPPLSPSNAGKPPARPDASPPRTDFPGSPYAASPVALAATHPAAVPGPWAVPGAGIGAGHLAGFAPLHQPLETLHQPLDEPVVQALWQALLQPLMQPVLQPVLQPLRSTLHFFARTPSFDGPDVWVLAQGFSTRHGELRGRTVAAIPARILTPAARGERCRLTAADVLNTYRWRQFYWQTGFGFNVALAQEVYLNFGPEALPAAGALAGLLAAAGDRFITLRHRRPFPHPALPSPFQIYAACAVLAAAAFTKEPAATLQWTAAYLLVGAAIEAGGRLVVRLGSRFFGGDPGDGGGTGRRIADAGPRLVVRPVTADPAGATAARRTGVPPTLFLRVDVRNVATGATAHRRTGARTGASPTSLRPASTRTQDAQSACPPVAPARMPAPEPARPLASSASCGPVRVVICRSNPVDPDPRVERVARTLARAGYEVTVVGWNRSVYGRGLRHLPAWLSWQVRLLGWLLRHRRQIDVVHACDFDTLLPALMVKAVDRLARCLPCPRIRRAPDRPTGRLPHRSPGHSAAPKAVIYDIFDWYADTVAGLPGPARRLLAALDRLLLTRADAVILADERRLPQLGAARPRRLAVIYNSPDWEGEYQEQPEGMRQRTTPSLDRSSSHRAHQGKTPEGERPGESRYERPGPTPRHGKDQAPGPRDEAGAGCRDWTQGRAQRARPTPHRAAAGRPALRLAYVGTLQPGRGLQELLAVLARHPEWHLDLAGFGPEEPALRRAAEGLPNVRFHGRVSHAGCRELYARADVIPALYDPAIPNHRYASPSKVFEAMALGKPVIVARGTGIDRRVRRHRLGWVVPYGSVEALEAALTEAAGWTAERRRAFSRRAWRLYRRRWGWPRMERRLLRLYREVVAAHEEEVHRPPEPFNPNAWGCTSGQDSTEPGGCEPANPWAYEPAEPGGYEPPGSVSRPNAGLGHPFVNVAPNPSARPKGSSNPPPDSPPLVSRSPERRLPAPRTSTRVPRVLIGRHVSPAVRRHVLLWALGNGMAVDLIPDPYEVLLAGARWGQLDDMPLLQVGPLAPPPAARLVKRILDVVGSLVLLILFAWAFALIPLLIWLDDRGPVLYRQQRLGLHGRPFTILKFRTMVVDAERTTGPVWARQDDPRVTRIGRLLRATHLDELPQLVNVLRGEMSLVGPRPERPELAARFSLDEPAFRLREAIKPGLTGLAQIRGRYHTEPGVKLVWDLRYARYAAGPMGDFRILVASVFRPVLSDSNRLR is encoded by the coding sequence GTGGACGATCTTCTCACCCGACCGGCCGGCACCGGCGCCCTGGCCCTGGCCCACCTGGCGCTGGTGGCCGCCGCCTTCTGGCGTACCCGCCGCCTGCTGCTCACCGGCTTTCACGTGTTCCTGGGCCTGGAGGCTCTAGCCTACGGCTTCCGCCCGCTGCTCAACATCCTGACGGGAGGCTACTTGCTCTACGGCTTCCCCGCGGACCTGGTCCCCGGCGGTGCGCCGGTCTCCTTCCTGCCCCCGGCGCCGGTCGAACCGGCCGCCTGGGCGGCCTACAACCGCGGCCTGGCCATGCAGCTGGCCTTCGCCGCCGCCGTGGTGGCGGCGTACGGGCTGGCCACGCGGACCTTCCACCGCGGGGCCGGCCGCGCCGGCGGGGCCGGCGGGTGGGGTGGGGGCAGCGGGTCCGGCGGATGGGGTGGGAGCAGCGGGTCCGGCAGGTGCCACGGGGCCCGTCGCTGCGGTGGATCGCAGGATGCACCGCACCCCGGCCGGCTCGCCCGCCACTGGCACACCGCCTGGCTCCTGTCCCTGCTCGCCGGGACGGCGGCCGTGGTGGTCATGCACATGCTCTCCGGCGGTGCCTGGCTACCCGGCCACCGGGGCGGGACCACCATCACCGCGGCGGTACCCTACGGGAAGATCCTCTTCCCCCTGGCGGTGATCCCCCTGGCAGCCAGCCTGCCGCTGGCGCGAGCCGCCGCCGCCGCGCGGGCCGCTACCCCTCCCACCGGCGGGCGCCGCTCCGCCATGGCCGGCAGTGCCCGGGCCACGGCAGCCGGTGCCCCATCGCCCGGAGGAGCCGGCCCCGGCCCCGGGGGCGCCACCGGCGATGCCCCTCCGGCGCAGGGAGGGCCTGGAGGGCCGGGAGAGCGGGGCGGGCGGGGCGGGCGGCGAGGACGGAAAGGGCGAAAAGGACGAAAAGGACGGAAAGGACGGGAGGGACGGGAAGGACGGGGCGGGCGTGAAGGGCCGGGAGGCCGGTTTGACCCCCGCCCGGCGCGGGGGTTCCCCTGGGACATGGCAGCCCTGGCGGCCGGCAGCCTTTGGGCGGTGGCCCTGCTTCTGCTCCTGTACCAGCGCGGCTACCTGCTCACCGCCCTGGTGACCACGGCCTTCGTGGACGAGCGCCTCCGCCCCTGGACCTTCCGCCGCCTGGCCGTTCTGGTCGCCGGGCTTCTCGTCGTCCTGGCCGGTGCCCGACCCCTGGCGACGGCGGTGGCCGGGGTGGTGGAATGGGGCCGTCCTGCAGCGGCCGGCCTTGCCCGGCAGAATGGGACCGCGTCCGATTCCCGCCCCGGCCGGGCTCCCGGCCCCGCCCCCGGCACGGCCGCCGGCACAGCCGCCGGCACGGCCGCCGCGGAAGGCCGGGCTGCGACCCCTGACACGCCGGTCCCCGCCTGCGCCCGGCCATGGGCCGCGCCGCCCGCCCTCGCCTCTCCGCCGCTGTCCCCTTCCAACGCCGGCAAGCCCCCTGCGCGTCCCGACGCCAGTCCGCCCCGCACCGATTTCCCCGGCAGCCCGTATGCGGCGTCACCGGTTGCCCTGGCCGCCACCCACCCCGCCGCGGTACCCGGTCCCTGGGCGGTCCCCGGGGCCGGGATCGGTGCCGGCCACTTGGCCGGCTTTGCGCCCCTCCATCAGCCCCTCGAGACCCTCCACCAGCCCCTCGATGAGCCCGTCGTCCAGGCCCTTTGGCAGGCCCTTTTGCAGCCCCTCATGCAGCCGGTCTTGCAGCCGGTCTTGCAGCCCCTCCGGTCGACCCTTCACTTCTTTGCTCGGACCCCCAGCTTCGACGGACCCGACGTCTGGGTGCTGGCCCAGGGCTTCAGCACCCGGCACGGGGAACTGAGGGGCCGGACCGTGGCCGCCATCCCGGCCCGCATCCTCACCCCTGCCGCCCGCGGCGAGCGCTGCCGGCTGACGGCGGCCGACGTGCTCAACACCTACCGCTGGCGCCAGTTCTACTGGCAGACCGGCTTCGGCTTCAACGTCGCCCTGGCCCAGGAGGTCTACCTGAACTTCGGGCCGGAGGCGCTGCCCGCGGCGGGCGCCCTGGCAGGGCTGCTGGCCGCCGCGGGGGACCGGTTCATCACCCTGCGGCACCGGCGTCCGTTCCCGCATCCGGCGCTGCCCTCGCCCTTCCAGATCTACGCCGCCTGCGCGGTGCTGGCCGCCGCGGCCTTCACCAAGGAACCCGCCGCCACCCTGCAGTGGACCGCGGCCTACCTGCTGGTGGGGGCCGCCATCGAGGCCGGCGGCCGGCTCGTCGTCCGGCTTGGCTCCCGATTCTTCGGCGGGGATCCTGGCGATGGGGGCGGCACCGGCCGCCGGATCGCCGACGCCGGGCCTCGCCTCGTGGTCCGCCCCGTGACGGCCGATCCGGCCGGTGCCACCGCCGCCCGCCGGACGGGAGTTCCACCAACTCTCTTTCTGCGGGTGGACGTGCGCAACGTGGCCACCGGTGCCACTGCCCACCGCCGGACGGGGGCACGGACGGGGGCTTCACCGACCTCCCTCCGGCCTGCCTCGACCCGGACGCAAGATGCGCAGTCCGCCTGCCCGCCGGTTGCCCCAGCCCGGATGCCGGCGCCGGAGCCGGCCCGCCCGCTGGCCAGTTCCGCTTCCTGCGGCCCCGTGCGGGTGGTGATCTGCCGCTCCAACCCCGTCGACCCCGACCCCCGGGTGGAGCGAGTGGCCCGCACCCTGGCCCGGGCGGGCTATGAGGTCACGGTGGTGGGGTGGAACCGGTCCGTTTACGGCCGCGGCCTGCGCCACCTTCCCGCCTGGCTGAGCTGGCAGGTCCGCCTCCTGGGCTGGCTCCTCCGCCACCGCCGCCAGATCGACGTGGTCCACGCCTGCGACTTCGACACCCTGCTCCCGGCCCTGATGGTCAAGGCGGTGGACCGGCTGGCCCGCTGCCTGCCGTGCCCGCGGATCCGCCGGGCGCCGGATCGACCCACCGGTCGGCTGCCGCACCGTTCGCCCGGCCACTCCGCCGCCCCCAAGGCCGTGATCTACGACATCTTCGACTGGTACGCCGACACCGTGGCCGGGCTGCCCGGCCCCGCCCGCCGCCTCCTGGCCGCCCTGGACCGGCTCCTGCTCACCCGGGCCGACGCCGTGATCCTGGCGGACGAACGCCGCCTGCCCCAGCTGGGCGCCGCCCGCCCCCGCCGCCTGGCGGTGATCTACAACAGCCCGGACTGGGAGGGGGAGTACCAGGAGCAGCCGGAGGGGATGAGGCAGAGGACCACGCCATCCCTGGACCGGTCCTCATCCCACCGAGCTCACCAGGGGAAGACGCCGGAGGGCGAGCGGCCGGGGGAGAGCCGGTACGAGAGGCCGGGCCCGACTCCGCGGCACGGCAAGGACCAAGCGCCAGGGCCACGGGACGAAGCAGGGGCGGGGTGCCGGGATTGGACCCAGGGTCGGGCACAGAGGGCAAGGCCCACTCCGCACCGGGCCGCCGCGGGCAGGCCCGCCCTGCGCCTTGCCTACGTGGGCACCCTCCAGCCCGGCCGGGGCCTGCAGGAACTGCTGGCCGTCCTGGCCCGCCACCCCGAATGGCACCTGGACCTGGCCGGCTTCGGTCCGGAAGAACCGGCCCTCCGCCGGGCGGCGGAGGGCCTACCCAACGTGCGGTTTCACGGGCGGGTCTCCCACGCGGGCTGCCGGGAGCTTTACGCCCGGGCCGACGTGATCCCCGCCCTCTACGATCCCGCCATCCCCAACCACCGCTACGCCAGCCCCAGCAAGGTCTTCGAGGCCATGGCCCTGGGGAAGCCGGTGATCGTGGCCCGGGGGACGGGCATCGACCGCCGCGTCCGGCGCCACCGGCTGGGGTGGGTGGTGCCCTACGGGAGCGTCGAGGCGCTGGAGGCCGCCCTGACCGAGGCAGCGGGGTGGACCGCGGAGCGGCGCCGGGCCTTCTCGCGCCGCGCCTGGCGGCTGTACCGCCGTCGCTGGGGCTGGCCCCGGATGGAGCGGCGCCTGCTTCGGCTGTATCGCGAGGTGGTGGCGGCCCACGAGGAAGAGGTGCACCGGCCGCCCGAACCCTTCAATCCAAATGCATGGGGTTGCACCAGTGGACAGGATAGTACCGAACCCGGGGGCTGCGAACCCGCGAACCCTTGGGCCTACGAACCCGCGGAACCCGGCGGCTACGAACCCCCGGGCTCCGTGTCCAGGCCCAACGCCGGCCTAGGCCACCCGTTCGTCAACGTTGCCCCGAATCCAAGCGCCCGACCCAAAGGGTCCAGCAACCCGCCACCGGATTCCCCGCCGCTGGTTTCCCGGTCACCCGAGCGCCGTCTTCCGGCTCCCCGAACCTCCACCCGCGTTCCCCGGGTCCTCATCGGCCGCCACGTCTCGCCGGCCGTCCGCCGCCACGTCCTGCTGTGGGCGCTGGGCAACGGCATGGCCGTCGACCTGATCCCCGACCCCTACGAGGTGCTCCTGGCCGGCGCCCGCTGGGGCCAGCTGGACGACATGCCCCTGCTCCAGGTGGGGCCCCTGGCGCCGCCTCCCGCCGCCCGCCTGGTGAAACGCATCCTGGACGTGGTGGGGAGCCTGGTGCTGCTGATCCTCTTCGCCTGGGCCTTCGCCCTGATCCCCCTGCTGATCTGGCTGGACGACCGCGGCCCCGTCCTCTACCGCCAGCAGCGCCTGGGCCTCCACGGCCGCCCCTTCACCATCCTGAAGTTCCGGACCATGGTGGTCGACGCGGAACGCACCACCGGACCCGTCTGGGCCCGGCAGGACGACCCAAGGGTGACGCGAATTGGACGACTATTGCGGGCCACGCATCTCGACGAATTGCCCCAATTGGTCAATGTGCTGCGGGGCGAGATGAGCCTGGTGGGCCCCCGGCCCGAGCGCCCGGAGCTGGCGGCCCGGTTCTCCCTGGACGAACCGGCCTTCCGGCTCCGGGAGGCCATCAAGCCGGGGCTCACCGGCCTGGCCCAGATTCGGGGGCGGTACCACACCGAACCAGGCGTCAAACTGGTCTGGGACCTTCGATATGCGCGATACGCGGCAGGACCGATGGGGGACTTTCGCATCCTCGTGGCTAGCGTTTTCCGCCCCGTGCTATCCGATTCCAACAGGTTGCGTTAG